From a region of the Fimbriiglobus ruber genome:
- the fusA gene encoding elongation factor G, which yields MLENIRNIGIMAHVDAGKTTTTERILYYSGTKHKTGDVDDGNTTTDYDPLEKQKGITINSAAVSVDWGDNTINIIDTPGHVDFTAEVERSLRVLDGAIGVFCAVGGVEVQSETVWRQATKYKVPRIAYVNKLDRMGADFWECVSQIKAKLLATPAVVTIPAGQDSAFEGLIDLVRMKLVTRDNTDETKRAFFLNEIPDKYRDEAVLRRGELLDAISVASDEVTELVLEGKPISEELIKAALRKGTLEGLFTPVHCGSSKMYQGVQQLLDLVVDCLPSPLDRPPVDGIHPKTKEVLTRKPDPKEPLSALAFKTVAESTGDLVYIRVYSGVLKPGENYTNTTNGKRERIARFYRMMGDKRLELETAGPGDIVAGIGLKDTFTGATLCDPDEPIALEAISFPKPVVSSALTFAKTLDSGKVGEALGRLVRDDPTLKQHTDEETKETILSGMGELHLEVSMEKLRRALNIPQSDPQIQLGKPRVAYRQTFSRAVDLEYQFKKQTGGRGKYAVINVRYRPLTPEDVEAKVKEIEELKDPKIKPDPNNVYFVNGISQGSIPKEYIPSVEEGLRERAKKGYKFPFPFVDLEFELHFGKYHDVDSSQDAFYLCALEAFRDAEERAGITLLEPIMKVVVVSPKQYQGSIVGNINSRRGVIEETSEDRGIAQVMAKIPLANLFGYTNDLRSATAGTASFSMEFSHYSSVPEALADLPKKDAKK from the coding sequence ATGCTCGAAAACATCCGCAACATCGGGATTATGGCCCACGTGGACGCCGGTAAAACGACCACTACGGAGCGGATTCTGTACTACAGCGGGACCAAGCACAAGACCGGCGACGTCGACGATGGGAACACCACGACCGACTACGACCCCCTGGAAAAGCAGAAGGGGATCACGATCAATAGCGCCGCGGTCTCGGTAGACTGGGGCGACAACACGATCAACATCATCGACACTCCCGGACACGTCGACTTCACGGCCGAGGTCGAGCGGAGTCTCCGCGTGCTGGACGGCGCGATCGGCGTCTTCTGCGCGGTGGGTGGCGTCGAAGTTCAGTCCGAGACCGTGTGGCGGCAGGCGACCAAGTACAAGGTGCCCCGCATTGCGTACGTGAACAAACTGGACCGCATGGGCGCGGACTTCTGGGAGTGCGTCTCCCAGATCAAGGCCAAGCTCCTGGCGACCCCGGCCGTGGTCACCATCCCGGCCGGTCAGGACTCCGCCTTTGAAGGGCTGATCGACCTGGTCCGCATGAAGCTCGTCACCCGGGACAACACCGACGAGACGAAGCGGGCGTTCTTCCTGAACGAGATCCCGGACAAGTACCGGGACGAGGCCGTGCTGCGCCGGGGCGAACTGCTCGACGCCATCTCGGTCGCGTCCGATGAGGTCACGGAACTCGTCCTCGAAGGCAAGCCGATCTCCGAGGAGTTGATCAAGGCGGCGCTCCGCAAGGGGACGCTGGAAGGGCTGTTCACGCCCGTCCACTGCGGGTCGTCCAAGATGTACCAGGGGGTTCAACAACTCCTGGACCTCGTGGTCGACTGCCTGCCGAGCCCGCTCGACCGCCCGCCGGTCGACGGCATCCACCCGAAGACGAAGGAAGTCCTCACCCGGAAACCGGACCCGAAGGAACCGCTTTCGGCCCTGGCCTTCAAGACCGTCGCCGAATCGACCGGGGATCTGGTGTACATCCGCGTGTACTCCGGTGTCCTGAAGCCGGGCGAGAACTACACGAACACCACCAACGGGAAGCGGGAGCGGATCGCCCGCTTTTACCGGATGATGGGCGACAAGCGGCTCGAACTGGAGACGGCCGGCCCCGGGGACATCGTGGCCGGCATCGGCCTCAAGGACACGTTCACCGGGGCGACCCTGTGCGACCCGGACGAGCCGATCGCCCTCGAGGCGATCTCGTTCCCGAAGCCGGTGGTGTCGTCCGCCCTGACGTTCGCGAAAACGCTCGACAGCGGGAAGGTCGGCGAGGCGCTCGGCCGCCTCGTCCGGGACGACCCGACGTTGAAGCAGCACACGGACGAGGAAACGAAGGAAACGATTCTGTCCGGGATGGGCGAGTTGCACCTGGAAGTGAGCATGGAGAAGCTCCGCCGGGCGCTCAACATCCCGCAGTCGGACCCGCAGATCCAGCTCGGCAAGCCGCGGGTCGCGTACCGGCAGACGTTCTCCCGGGCGGTCGACCTCGAGTACCAGTTCAAGAAGCAAACGGGCGGCCGCGGGAAGTACGCCGTGATCAACGTGCGGTACCGACCGCTGACGCCGGAAGACGTCGAGGCCAAGGTCAAGGAGATCGAGGAACTCAAAGACCCGAAGATCAAACCGGACCCGAACAACGTCTACTTCGTGAACGGGATCAGCCAGGGGTCGATTCCGAAGGAGTACATCCCGAGCGTCGAGGAAGGCCTCCGGGAGCGGGCGAAGAAGGGGTACAAGTTCCCCTTCCCGTTCGTCGACCTGGAGTTCGAACTCCACTTCGGGAAGTACCACGACGTCGACTCGTCGCAGGACGCGTTCTATCTGTGTGCCCTGGAAGCGTTCCGGGACGCCGAGGAGCGGGCCGGGATTACGCTGCTCGAACCGATCATGAAAGTGGTCGTGGTCTCGCCGAAGCAGTACCAGGGGTCGATCGTCGGGAACATTAACTCCCGCCGGGGCGTGATCGAGGAGACGTCCGAGGACCGCGGCATCGCGCAAGTGATGGCCAAGATCCCGCTGGCGAACCTCTTCGGGTACACCAACGACCTCCGCAGCGCGACGGCCGGCACGGCGAGCTTCAGCATGGAATTCAGCCACTACTCGTCGGTGCCCGAAGCGCTGGCCGACCTGCCGAAGAAGGACGCCAAGAAGTAA